The Candidatus Methylomirabilis lanthanidiphila genome includes a window with the following:
- the cysM gene encoding pyridoxal-phosphate (PLP) dependent enzymes family; subunit of cysteine synthase A (O-acetylserine sulfhydrolase A): MKSDDILDAIGNTPLVELPRMSPKKGVRIFAKLEGSNPTGSLKDRIVKYMIEQAERSGELTKDKTILEPTSGNTGIALAMIGRRKGYKVKVVIPENATTERRQLLEIFGAELIYSDGTKGSNGAIELAQQLVAQDPTLYMPFQYGNPANPMAHYETTGVEILNDLPEVDVFVAGLGTGGTLMGVGRRLKEHNPKTKVIAVEPHPGDLVQGLRSLDEGFIPPILDTSLLDGKIMVDSRCAFAATKDLTNKEGIFAGVSSGAVVHVAIRTAHRMEKGNIVVILCDTGWKYISLGVWHKEFPEFGENMYSHLWW, encoded by the coding sequence ATGAAATCAGACGATATTCTTGATGCGATCGGAAATACGCCGCTGGTAGAGCTGCCGCGGATGAGTCCCAAGAAAGGGGTCCGGATCTTCGCGAAACTGGAGGGAAGCAATCCGACAGGCAGTCTGAAGGATCGAATCGTCAAGTACATGATCGAGCAGGCCGAACGGAGCGGCGAGTTGACGAAGGACAAAACGATTCTGGAGCCGACCAGCGGCAACACCGGTATCGCGTTGGCCATGATCGGGCGAAGGAAGGGATACAAGGTGAAGGTGGTGATCCCGGAAAACGCCACCACGGAGCGGCGTCAGCTTCTGGAGATTTTCGGCGCCGAGTTGATCTATTCCGATGGGACGAAAGGGAGCAACGGCGCCATTGAGTTGGCTCAACAACTGGTGGCGCAGGATCCGACGCTCTACATGCCCTTTCAATACGGCAATCCGGCCAACCCGATGGCCCACTATGAAACGACCGGGGTGGAGATCCTGAACGACCTTCCTGAAGTCGATGTCTTTGTGGCCGGCCTTGGGACCGGCGGTACGCTGATGGGCGTTGGTCGGCGGCTGAAGGAACATAATCCCAAGACCAAGGTTATCGCGGTTGAGCCTCACCCTGGCGATCTGGTCCAGGGGCTTCGGAGTCTGGATGAAGGGTTCATCCCTCCGATCCTTGATACCAGTCTCCTGGACGGCAAGATCATGGTCGATTCTCGGTGCGCATTTGCCGCTACGAAAGATCTGACCAACAAGGAGGGGATCTTTGCGGGTGTCTCCTCCGGCGCTGTTGTGCATGTGGCGATCAGGACGGCGCACCGGATGGAAAAGGGCAACATCGTGGTGATCCTCTGCGATACCGGGTGGAAGTATATCAGCCTGGGCGTCTGGCACAAGGAGTTTCCGGAGTTTGGTGAGAACATGTACAGTCACCTCTGGTGGTAG
- a CDS encoding Sulfite exporter TauE/SafE, with protein MSIDAGQITLIGITLFAATVNGALGYGFSSLTVPVALIFYSNRILNPALVLVEVALNSYVLVVNRNSIPKVWKRVLPIVCGLIPGIIGGSYVLSTASPEWIKLITYLVVLPLILLQAAGVRRPIRSERLIGVPFGAGVGICYSVTTISGPPLALLFNNQGFVKGEFRAALGLIRVVESTVTATAYYLLGVYSTAGTGLLPTIVPSVAIGIPIGAYIIRRMNAETFRRICMSFDAWVVGFGLSKVLIDLRLMTSPTGYVVWLTVILIDLTLLYGFFMRGSEFATVASDVNVPEGSPGLLPQKAPTVTPDDLST; from the coding sequence ATGAGCATTGACGCCGGGCAGATTACGCTCATCGGCATCACGCTCTTCGCGGCTACCGTCAACGGGGCGCTGGGATACGGATTTTCCTCGCTGACAGTCCCGGTCGCGCTCATCTTCTATTCCAATAGGATCTTGAACCCCGCCTTGGTGTTGGTGGAGGTGGCGCTCAACAGTTATGTGCTGGTCGTCAATCGCAATAGTATCCCGAAGGTCTGGAAGCGGGTATTGCCGATCGTGTGTGGTCTCATTCCGGGCATCATCGGGGGGAGCTATGTACTTTCGACGGCGAGCCCGGAGTGGATCAAGCTGATCACCTATCTCGTCGTATTGCCCTTAATCCTGCTGCAGGCCGCCGGGGTAAGACGGCCGATCCGATCCGAACGGCTCATTGGTGTCCCATTTGGCGCCGGCGTCGGTATCTGCTATTCGGTGACGACGATATCCGGTCCTCCGCTGGCGCTGCTGTTTAATAACCAGGGTTTTGTCAAGGGCGAGTTCCGTGCTGCCTTGGGGCTGATCAGGGTGGTCGAGTCGACCGTGACCGCGACTGCCTACTATCTGCTTGGCGTGTACAGCACCGCAGGGACGGGGCTCCTGCCGACTATCGTGCCGAGTGTCGCCATCGGGATTCCGATAGGGGCCTATATTATCAGACGGATGAATGCTGAAACGTTCAGAAGGATCTGCATGAGCTTTGATGCCTGGGTGGTGGGCTTTGGCCTGTCCAAGGTGCTGATCGATCTGAGACTGATGACCAGTCCGACCGGCTACGTGGTCTGGTTGACCGTAATTCTGATCGATCTGACGTTACTCTATGGCTTTTTTATGCGGGGATCGGAGTTCGCGACGGTCGCCTCGGATGTCAACGTTCCTGAGGGCAGTCCCGGGCTCTTACCTCAAAAAGCTCCGACGGTCACCCCGGATGATCTGTCTACATGA
- the tusA gene encoding Sulfurtransferase TusA, producing MAKYSLDVTGEICPYPLMLTRQKMGKLTVGDQLVVTVDYAKSAEDIPRWAKEEGHSVLAISEVGRTQWEIVLEKA from the coding sequence ATGGCGAAGTACTCGCTCGATGTGACTGGAGAGATCTGTCCGTATCCGTTGATGTTGACCAGGCAGAAGATGGGCAAGCTCACGGTTGGCGATCAACTGGTGGTGACGGTCGATTACGCGAAATCGGCCGAAGATATCCCCAGGTGGGCAAAAGAAGAAGGTCACTCAGTCCTCGCGATTTCGGAAGTTGGCAGAACACAATGGGAAATCGTTCTGGAAAAGGCCTGA
- a CDS encoding permease: MDTEIATGTAMLRMMSLGLIVGVAFGYALQRGRFCMNSTFRDILLARDLTLLRAYLLALLIQMVGVRLMAAFGLFGLGGIAPFFWMATLFGGFIFGLGMAFSGGCASGSTYRSGEGMVGSIIALLGFVFGMTMTNDGVLEPVQAAFRSRVVEIDGQPATLDRLLGVNPWMLVVTFVTAGGWWLLKSPSGGYQRGWSWARSGIIIGLIATAAWPISTLTGREYGLSVTEPIRTISGYLLTGDAERLTWGSFMWVGLIAGAHVAARSRGEFSWRAPGAQRLLQALGGGLLMGIGAGIAGGCNIGHGLTGVPLFGLGSLTATLSVILGVWTGVYLLFGSVAFERRVQSVQRA, translated from the coding sequence GTGGACACTGAGATTGCGACCGGTACCGCCATGCTCCGGATGATGAGCCTGGGTCTCATCGTGGGCGTGGCCTTCGGATACGCGCTGCAGCGCGGCCGTTTCTGTATGAACTCGACGTTCCGCGATATCCTGCTGGCGCGGGATCTGACGCTGCTGCGAGCCTACCTCCTGGCGCTGCTGATTCAGATGGTCGGGGTGCGATTGATGGCGGCGTTCGGCCTGTTTGGGTTGGGCGGTATTGCGCCATTTTTCTGGATGGCGACACTGTTCGGGGGATTTATTTTCGGTCTCGGTATGGCCTTTTCCGGCGGGTGTGCAAGCGGCAGCACGTACCGGTCGGGTGAAGGGATGGTGGGCTCGATTATCGCGCTGCTCGGCTTTGTGTTCGGGATGACCATGACAAATGACGGGGTGTTGGAGCCGGTGCAGGCCGCCTTTCGGAGTCGGGTAGTTGAGATCGACGGACAACCGGCGACGCTCGATCGTCTCTTGGGCGTCAACCCCTGGATGCTGGTTGTGACCTTCGTGACGGCCGGCGGATGGTGGCTTCTAAAAAGCCCATCAGGCGGCTATCAGAGGGGTTGGAGCTGGGCAAGGAGCGGCATCATTATCGGTCTCATCGCGACGGCTGCCTGGCCGATCTCTACCCTGACGGGACGGGAGTACGGTCTCTCGGTCACTGAGCCGATTCGAACCATCTCGGGATATCTGTTGACGGGTGATGCCGAGCGGCTCACCTGGGGGAGCTTTATGTGGGTAGGGCTCATTGCGGGCGCTCATGTGGCGGCGCGGTCGCGTGGCGAGTTTTCTTGGCGCGCCCCCGGCGCGCAGCGCCTGCTTCAGGCGCTCGGGGGTGGCCTGCTGATGGGTATCGGGGCGGGTATTGCGGGTGGATGCAACATCGGTCACGGTCTGACCGGAGTGCCGCTCTTTGGGTTGGGCAGTCTGACGGCCACTCTCAGCGTTATCTTGGGGGTCTGGACCGGGGTCTATCTCCTGTTTGGTAGCGTGGCATTTGAACGCAGGGTGCAAAGCGTCCAACGGGCGTAG
- a CDS encoding cysteine synthase, with protein MPRLVRSVLELIGDTPLVQLQRIPRHGSARILAKLESLNPGGSVKDRIAMAMIEEAERSGRLKPGDTIVEPTSGNTGIGLAMVAAVKGYRLILTMPEDMSAERRRLVSRLGAEVVLTPAIEGMSGAVYAAESLVAQNPGYFMPQQFMNPENPAIHRLTTALEILKATEGQIDAFVAGVGTGGTITGVGEVLKREVPGVQVVAVEPARSPVLQGGRARPHGIQGIGASFVPGVLNMQVIDEIIAVEDEDAYRMASRLSKEEGLLVGISAGASVCASVVVAERFDPGKVVVTILPDTGERYLSVPY; from the coding sequence ATGCCACGGTTAGTTCGGAGCGTCTTGGAGTTGATAGGTGATACGCCGCTGGTGCAATTACAGCGAATACCGCGTCATGGATCAGCACGAATTCTTGCAAAGCTGGAGTCGCTGAATCCGGGCGGAAGCGTGAAGGATCGGATCGCCATGGCCATGATCGAGGAGGCGGAGCGGAGCGGACGGCTGAAGCCCGGTGATACAATCGTCGAGCCGACTTCCGGTAATACCGGGATCGGACTGGCGATGGTGGCAGCGGTGAAAGGGTACCGCCTGATTCTGACGATGCCGGAGGACATGAGCGCGGAGCGGCGGAGGTTGGTCAGTCGGTTGGGGGCCGAGGTCGTCCTCACCCCGGCCATCGAAGGGATGAGCGGCGCAGTCTATGCTGCAGAATCTCTCGTAGCGCAAAATCCTGGTTACTTTATGCCGCAACAGTTTATGAATCCGGAAAATCCGGCGATCCACCGCCTCACCACCGCTCTGGAGATCCTGAAAGCGACTGAGGGACAGATCGATGCCTTTGTGGCCGGCGTCGGGACCGGTGGGACGATTACCGGGGTGGGTGAGGTGTTGAAGAGGGAAGTCCCTGGCGTGCAGGTGGTCGCAGTAGAGCCGGCGAGATCGCCCGTATTGCAGGGCGGCAGGGCCAGGCCGCATGGCATCCAGGGGATCGGTGCGAGCTTCGTGCCCGGTGTGCTGAACATGCAAGTGATTGATGAGATCATTGCGGTAGAGGATGAGGACGCCTATCGGATGGCCTCTCGGCTCAGTAAAGAAGAGGGTCTGCTGGTGGGAATCTCAGCCGGGGCGAGCGTCTGCGCCTCGGTAGTGGTCGCCGAACGGTTTGACCCTGGAAAGGTTGTCGTCACAATCCTCCCCGATACAGGGGAACGGTACCTATCGGTCCCATATTGA
- a CDS encoding Mov34/MPN/PAD-1 family protein, with translation MVLDERNLSEIFAHAEEAYPEEACGIVIGKPDNPDTHVVRRCGNLANQYHQDDPIRNPRDAKTAYIMDPRDLLRIQNEADAKGDEFVLLYHSHPDHEAYFSETDRELALFGDEPVWPQLRYLVVSVKNRKVSYFKLFSWDSIERQFSEEPSTVGELVD, from the coding sequence ATGGTTCTTGACGAGCGGAATCTGAGTGAGATCTTTGCGCACGCCGAGGAGGCGTATCCCGAGGAGGCCTGCGGGATCGTCATCGGGAAGCCGGACAATCCGGACACGCATGTTGTCCGCAGATGCGGGAATCTTGCGAATCAGTATCACCAGGATGATCCGATCCGGAATCCGAGAGATGCGAAGACCGCCTATATCATGGACCCCAGGGACCTTCTGCGGATTCAAAATGAAGCCGATGCCAAAGGGGACGAGTTTGTCCTGCTCTATCATTCACATCCGGATCATGAAGCGTACTTCTCCGAGACCGATCGAGAGCTGGCGTTGTTCGGTGACGAACCGGTATGGCCTCAGCTACGCTACCTGGTTGTATCAGTGAAGAATAGAAAGGTGTCGTACTTTAAGCTCTTCAGTTGGGACAGCATTGAAAGACAGTTCAGTGAAGAACCCTCTACTGTCGGCGAGCTTGTCGATTAG
- a CDS encoding BadM/Rrf2 family transcriptional regulator has protein sequence MQDLALHYDQGPIQSEDIAKRQHLPVRYLEQILLSLKRAGFLESKRGVSGGYYLTKHPREITIGAIIRAMEGPIIPIFCVGSEKREICIEEPHCSLRDIWADVRDAVVQIVDRTTLEDLCRRIRIKQERQGVTYQI, from the coding sequence ATGCAGGATCTGGCCCTTCACTATGACCAAGGGCCGATTCAGAGTGAAGATATCGCCAAACGGCAACACCTCCCCGTCCGGTATCTGGAGCAAATCCTGTTGAGCCTCAAGCGGGCCGGATTTCTGGAAAGTAAGCGCGGAGTCAGTGGGGGCTACTACCTGACGAAACATCCCCGGGAGATTACGATTGGGGCTATCATCAGGGCGATGGAGGGACCGATCATCCCGATCTTCTGCGTCGGCAGCGAGAAGCGAGAGATCTGTATTGAGGAGCCTCATTGCTCTCTACGAGACATCTGGGCCGATGTGCGCGATGCTGTCGTGCAGATCGTGGATCGGACCACTCTCGAGGACCTCTGTCGTCGGATCCGAATTAAGCAGGAGCGGCAAGGAGTCACGTACCAGATCTAG
- a CDS encoding thiamine biosynthesis protein ThiF has protein sequence MNGCRDMKISQSCTLTDGDRDMAIRVYIPTPYRGLTQNQPRVEGRGDDLVELLEDLERRFPGLHPLVFDKMGELHRHLNVYVNNVAVEELGGKRTALKDGDEVALIPAMAGGAGPFNEEQIRRYSRHIILPEVGGRGQRKLLNSSALLVGAGGLGSPAALYLAAAGVGRLGIIDADVVDLSNLQRQILHHVDDVGRPKVVSAVEAIGQINPDVKVEPFQAVLSSENAKEVVSQYDLVVNGCDNFPTRYLVNDACVLLKKPLVDGSIFKFEGQVTVFVPGQGCYRCLYPAPPPPGLVPSCQEAGVLGVLCGIVGSLQAIEAIKLLLGIGDSLAGRLLFFDSLGMEFRQVKVRRDADCPVCGDHPTITDLIDYHEFCGVPGGGH, from the coding sequence ATGAATGGCTGTCGCGACATGAAGATCTCTCAATCATGCACATTAACGGATGGCGACCGCGATATGGCGATCCGCGTCTACATTCCGACCCCGTATCGAGGACTGACCCAGAACCAGCCTCGTGTCGAGGGGCGAGGGGATGATCTGGTGGAGCTTCTGGAGGATCTCGAGCGACGTTTTCCCGGTCTCCACCCGCTTGTGTTCGACAAGATGGGCGAACTCCACCGGCACCTCAATGTCTATGTGAATAACGTGGCGGTAGAGGAATTAGGGGGAAAACGGACCGCACTCAAGGATGGAGATGAAGTCGCGTTGATTCCGGCCATGGCTGGCGGAGCGGGACCGTTCAACGAAGAACAGATCCGCCGCTACAGCCGTCACATCATCCTGCCAGAGGTGGGCGGAAGGGGGCAGCGCAAGCTGCTGAACAGTTCGGCGTTGCTCGTCGGCGCGGGTGGTCTGGGCTCCCCTGCGGCCCTGTACCTCGCTGCTGCAGGCGTCGGCCGTCTTGGTATCATCGATGCTGATGTGGTGGATCTGAGCAACCTGCAGCGGCAGATTCTGCACCATGTGGATGATGTGGGACGACCGAAGGTCGTCTCAGCCGTTGAGGCGATCGGCCAGATCAATCCCGATGTCAAGGTGGAGCCGTTTCAAGCGGTCCTTTCCTCGGAGAACGCGAAGGAGGTCGTCAGCCAGTACGATCTGGTCGTGAACGGCTGTGACAACTTTCCGACCCGATACCTGGTCAACGACGCCTGCGTGCTCCTGAAGAAACCGCTTGTGGACGGGAGTATCTTCAAGTTTGAAGGACAGGTGACGGTCTTTGTTCCCGGTCAGGGCTGCTATCGTTGCCTGTATCCCGCGCCGCCGCCCCCTGGGCTTGTGCCGAGTTGCCAGGAGGCCGGCGTGCTGGGCGTGCTGTGCGGTATTGTCGGCAGCCTGCAGGCGATCGAGGCGATTAAGCTGCTGCTCGGGATCGGTGATTCGTTGGCGGGGCGGCTCCTGTTCTTTGATTCGTTAGGAATGGAGTTCAGACAGGTGAAGGTGCGGCGCGACGCCGACTGTCCGGTATGCGGAGACCACCCGACCATTACGGACCTGATCGACTACCACGAGTTCTGTGGAGTACCGGGCGGTGGACACTGA
- the rapA_2 gene encoding RNA polymerase-associated protein RapA, with translation MTTLLQPGKLVSLRGREWIVLPSEDNDLLIVKPLGGSDDEITGIYLPLAIESDQPADARFEEPTAADLGDISTARVLYDSARLAFRNGAGPFRALAKLSFRPRSYQMVPLIMALRQESVRLLIADDVGVGKTVEALLIVRELLERRKISRFAVICLPHLCEQWQTEIRAKLDLEAVIIRSNTQARLDRQIQGDTSVYDYYPYQVISVDFIKSDVRRDVFVEQCPELVIVDETHTCARPTGASASQQQRYHLVSRIAAKPGQQLILLTATPHSGKPEEFHSLLGLLRPEFETLDLPNSTQADRRELARVFVQRKRADVEKWMGENTPFPEREAFEWPYDLSSGYSRFFEAILDFARKLIAPDPARGRQQRVQYWTALALLRGVMSSPAAGIEMLNTRLSNLASAAGDDAETSDNARETEENPVGDTEFGFEGDNAPTQIIERNDWTEHQRRRLRDFAQELAGLSNIKDDSKLASAELILDDWLSTGFNPVVFCRYIATANYVSERLAPALKKKFPKLDLQVITSELPDELRKQRIEEMGRSPRRVLIATDCLSEGVNLQEHFTGVLHYDLPWNPNRLEQREGRVDRFGQLAPKVKACLLYGADNPIDGIVLDVLLRKVREIKRATGINVPFPEDSQSIIDTITQALLLNPARHIEKRRDKHQIQFDFGDFDEAATAKANVTRKVDEAAEREKASRSIFAQNAIKAQEIEADLREVDEAIGDPMAVEEFVSATLNNVLGVEIRHDRKGYRIVTGNLPPSLRELLPAGEPVKVSFQSPTPEGYHYIGRNHRFVEQLCQLIMANTLARVDKRAARAAVVRTRQVATKTTLLLFRCRNVIEQSKAGHKIVAEEMLLWGWRGTPQQKEFLDHAEAKKLLAEARASSDLSPQARAGFLENELTLLTGLRAEFDAIAEQQSKRLVDAHERFSALMDRQRFQVVYPVLPMDLLGVYILLPDGGQR, from the coding sequence ATGACGACACTGCTCCAGCCCGGCAAGCTGGTCTCGCTTCGCGGGCGCGAATGGATCGTGCTTCCCTCGGAGGACAACGACCTCCTGATCGTTAAACCGCTGGGCGGTTCGGATGACGAGATCACCGGCATCTACCTGCCCCTGGCGATCGAAAGTGACCAGCCGGCGGATGCTAGATTCGAGGAGCCAACTGCTGCGGATCTCGGCGACATTAGCACCGCGCGTGTACTGTATGACTCCGCCCGGCTTGCGTTCCGTAACGGCGCCGGCCCGTTCCGTGCGCTGGCCAAGCTTTCGTTCCGCCCGCGTTCCTACCAAATGGTGCCGCTCATCATGGCGCTGCGGCAGGAATCAGTGCGGCTGCTCATCGCCGACGACGTGGGCGTGGGCAAGACCGTGGAGGCACTGCTCATCGTCAGGGAGTTGCTGGAGCGGCGAAAGATCAGTCGCTTCGCCGTCATCTGCCTCCCGCACCTGTGCGAGCAGTGGCAGACGGAAATCCGGGCCAAACTCGATCTGGAAGCGGTCATCATCCGCTCGAACACCCAGGCTCGCCTCGACCGGCAGATCCAGGGCGATACGAGCGTCTACGACTACTATCCCTATCAGGTTATCAGCGTCGACTTCATCAAGTCCGACGTTCGCCGGGACGTGTTCGTCGAGCAGTGCCCTGAACTCGTGATCGTCGATGAAACCCACACCTGCGCGCGGCCGACAGGCGCCTCGGCCAGTCAGCAGCAGCGCTACCACCTGGTCAGCCGCATTGCTGCCAAGCCCGGACAGCAACTGATCCTGCTCACCGCCACCCCGCACAGCGGCAAGCCCGAGGAATTCCACTCGCTGCTTGGCCTGCTCCGGCCCGAGTTCGAAACCCTCGACTTGCCCAATTCCACGCAGGCGGATCGACGGGAACTGGCTCGCGTTTTTGTGCAACGCAAACGCGCCGACGTCGAGAAGTGGATGGGCGAGAATACGCCCTTCCCGGAGCGCGAGGCTTTTGAATGGCCGTATGACCTTTCGAGCGGTTATTCCCGTTTCTTCGAAGCGATCCTCGACTTCGCCCGTAAGCTGATCGCGCCGGACCCTGCGCGCGGCCGGCAGCAGCGGGTTCAGTATTGGACCGCGCTCGCGCTGTTGCGCGGGGTCATGTCAAGCCCCGCGGCAGGCATCGAAATGCTGAACACCCGCCTGTCGAACCTGGCGTCCGCGGCAGGCGACGATGCAGAGACATCCGACAACGCGCGCGAGACCGAAGAGAACCCGGTCGGCGATACCGAGTTCGGTTTCGAGGGCGACAATGCTCCGACGCAAATCATTGAGCGCAATGACTGGACCGAACACCAGCGGCGGCGGCTTCGGGATTTCGCGCAGGAACTTGCCGGACTGAGCAATATCAAAGATGACAGCAAGCTCGCCTCCGCTGAGTTGATCCTCGACGACTGGTTGAGCACCGGCTTCAATCCCGTCGTCTTCTGCCGCTACATCGCGACGGCTAACTATGTGAGCGAACGGCTGGCGCCGGCGTTGAAGAAGAAATTCCCAAAGCTCGACCTTCAGGTCATCACCAGCGAACTGCCCGACGAGTTGCGCAAGCAGCGCATTGAGGAAATGGGCCGCTCGCCTCGGCGCGTTCTCATCGCCACCGACTGCCTGAGCGAAGGCGTTAATCTGCAGGAGCACTTTACCGGCGTACTGCACTACGATCTGCCCTGGAACCCGAACCGCCTGGAACAGCGCGAAGGCCGCGTCGATCGTTTCGGCCAACTCGCACCCAAGGTGAAGGCCTGCCTTCTCTATGGCGCCGACAACCCGATCGACGGCATCGTGCTCGATGTGCTCCTGCGCAAGGTGCGCGAGATCAAGCGCGCCACCGGCATTAACGTGCCGTTCCCAGAGGATTCCCAGAGCATTATCGACACCATCACCCAGGCGTTGCTGCTCAATCCCGCCCGGCATATCGAAAAGAGGCGCGACAAACACCAGATCCAGTTCGACTTCGGTGATTTTGATGAGGCCGCTACTGCCAAGGCCAACGTCACCCGCAAGGTGGACGAGGCCGCCGAACGGGAAAAGGCATCCCGCAGCATTTTCGCGCAAAACGCGATCAAAGCTCAGGAGATCGAGGCGGACCTGCGCGAGGTGGACGAGGCCATCGGCGATCCCATGGCCGTGGAAGAGTTCGTCTCCGCGACGCTCAATAATGTGCTCGGGGTCGAGATCCGTCACGATCGCAAGGGCTACCGCATCGTCACGGGCAATCTTCCTCCTTCCCTGCGTGAACTGCTGCCGGCCGGAGAACCGGTCAAGGTGAGCTTTCAGTCGCCCACGCCCGAGGGCTATCACTACATTGGGCGTAACCATCGCTTTGTCGAGCAGCTTTGCCAACTCATCATGGCCAACACCCTCGCGCGTGTGGACAAGCGTGCCGCCCGTGCCGCCGTGGTTCGTACCCGGCAGGTCGCCACCAAGACTACGCTGCTCCTGTTCCGTTGCCGCAACGTGATCGAGCAGAGCAAAGCGGGGCACAAGATCGTGGCCGAGGAGATGCTGCTTTGGGGCTGGCGCGGGACACCGCAGCAAAAGGAGTTCCTGGATCACGCAGAGGCCAAGAAGCTGCTCGCGGAAGCGCGTGCCTCATCCGATCTTTCGCCGCAGGCGCGCGCAGGCTTCCTCGAAAACGAACTCACACTTCTCACCGGCCTGCGAGCGGAGTTCGATGCCATAGCCGAGCAGCAATCGAAGCGGCTGGTCGATGCCCACGAGCGCTTCAGTGCACTGATGGATCGCCAGCGCTTCCAGGTCGTGTATCCCGTTCTCCCCATGGATCTTCTCGGCGTGTATATCCTTCTGCCGGACGGCGGACAGAGATGA